The Sporosarcina ureae genome includes a region encoding these proteins:
- a CDS encoding ABC transporter permease, whose translation MFSAVFGSVEQGIIYAIMALGVYLTFRVLDFPDLTVDGSFVTGAAVAATMIVFDYHPLVATLTAILVGFFAGCVTGLLHTKGKINPLLSGILMMIALYSINLRIMGLTTENSVGRPNIPLLNSETIFSKFQGFWSNLGIDEAINGFLAGLGLEHLPSTWGTVVLMILVVVIIKFIADWFLQTEVGLAIRATGDNKKMIRSFSANTDTLVILGLGISNALVAFSGSLIAQYGKFADNGMGIGMIIIGLASVIIGEAIFGTKTIFRTTLAVVIGAVIYRIVLGLSLRVKILDSGDMKLITAVIVIAALIIPQILEKRREKSRKVKRQAERMAMKSSQGGHSVVETGSS comes from the coding sequence ATGTTTTCAGCTGTATTTGGCTCAGTTGAGCAGGGTATCATCTATGCGATTATGGCACTCGGAGTGTATCTAACATTTCGGGTGCTTGATTTTCCAGATTTAACAGTGGACGGAAGTTTTGTTACGGGTGCCGCAGTAGCGGCTACGATGATTGTATTTGATTATCATCCACTTGTTGCAACACTTACCGCGATCTTGGTCGGCTTTTTTGCTGGATGTGTAACAGGTTTATTACATACCAAAGGAAAAATCAATCCACTACTATCCGGAATCCTCATGATGATAGCTCTTTACTCGATAAACCTTCGGATAATGGGACTGACTACCGAAAATTCAGTAGGCCGCCCAAATATTCCGCTTTTAAATTCCGAAACAATTTTTAGCAAGTTTCAAGGTTTCTGGAGTAATCTTGGGATTGATGAAGCAATCAATGGCTTCTTAGCAGGACTTGGCTTGGAGCATTTACCTTCGACTTGGGGAACGGTAGTTTTAATGATTCTAGTTGTGGTAATCATTAAATTCATCGCGGACTGGTTCTTGCAAACCGAAGTTGGTTTGGCTATCCGTGCAACCGGCGATAATAAAAAAATGATTCGTAGTTTCTCTGCCAATACAGATACTCTCGTTATTCTTGGCTTAGGAATTTCTAACGCACTAGTAGCTTTCTCAGGCTCATTAATCGCACAGTACGGAAAGTTTGCAGATAATGGTATGGGAATTGGTATGATTATTATCGGATTAGCTTCTGTTATTATAGGTGAAGCAATCTTTGGAACGAAAACTATCTTCCGTACTACATTAGCTGTAGTGATCGGTGCAGTTATTTATCGTATTGTACTCGGTCTCTCACTACGTGTGAAAATTCTCGATTCAGGTGATATGAAATTGATCACTGCAGTCATCGTAATTGCAGCATTGATTATTCCGCAGATTCTTGAAAAGAGACGAGAGAAATCGAGAAAAGTGAAAAGGCAAGCGGAACGAATGGCAATGAAATCTTCACAAGGAGGTCATAGCGTTGTTGAGACTGGATCAAGTTAA
- a CDS encoding ABC transporter ATP-binding protein: MLRLDQVNKVFNESTPDEKVALDQINLHLQPGDFVTVIGSNGAGKSTMMNMISGALTPDFGSIYIDKKDVTRLAEFKRSKMIGRVFQDPMSGTAPTMTIEENLAMAYSRNRRRSLHRGVDKKRKDLFRTSLETLHLNLENRMTANVGLLSGGERQALSLLMATFTQPSILLLDEHTAALDPSRAELITDLTKRLVEQDQLTTLMVTHNMQQALDLGNRLIMMDKGQIILEVEEEQKKHLTIAKLMDEFQRIRGEQLTSDAALLSV; the protein is encoded by the coding sequence TTGTTGAGACTGGATCAAGTTAATAAAGTATTCAATGAATCGACTCCGGATGAAAAAGTAGCGCTAGACCAGATTAACTTGCACTTACAACCGGGTGATTTTGTAACAGTGATCGGTAGTAACGGTGCTGGGAAATCCACCATGATGAATATGATATCAGGCGCATTAACACCGGATTTTGGCTCTATTTATATCGATAAAAAAGACGTTACACGTTTGGCGGAATTCAAACGCTCTAAAATGATCGGACGCGTATTCCAAGATCCTATGTCAGGTACAGCACCTACTATGACGATTGAAGAGAATTTGGCGATGGCGTATTCTCGCAACCGACGTCGTTCATTGCATCGTGGAGTAGATAAGAAACGGAAAGATTTATTCCGTACATCTCTTGAAACATTGCACTTGAACCTCGAAAATCGGATGACAGCGAATGTTGGTTTATTGTCGGGTGGTGAGCGTCAAGCGTTATCATTGTTAATGGCGACGTTTACACAACCATCTATATTGTTGCTAGACGAGCATACCGCTGCACTTGATCCATCTCGCGCGGAGCTGATCACCGATTTAACGAAACGTTTAGTTGAACAAGATCAACTAACGACGTTGATGGTAACGCATAACATGCAACAAGCACTCGACCTTGGTAATCGCTTGATCATGATGGATAAAGGACAAATCATTCTAGAAGTGGAAGAAGAACAGAAAAAGCATTTAACGATTGCGAAGTTGATGGATGAATTCCAACGTATTCGTGGAGAACAACTTACAAGTGATGCAGCTTTACTTTCTGTATAA
- a CDS encoding branched-chain amino acid aminotransferase, with translation MIMTRIPMQIQLAQNKKEKPDPSTLVFGKSFTDHMLIIDYEEGKGWHNHRITPYAPLTLDPAAIVLHYGQTVFEGMKAYRSEEGTIRLFRPDQNMKRLNYSLDRLCMPRIDEENALYALNQLLQIEQDWIPTLEGTSLYIRPFVIATEAFLGVAPAKNYQFYMILSPVGSYYKEGIHPVKILVENEFVRAAKGGTGSAKTAGNYASALKAQETADKQGYSQVLWLDSVERKYVEEVGSMNIFFKINGEVVTPAINGSILEGITRKSILQLLRHWNMPVAERQISMDEIRSAYESGELEEVFGTGTAAVISPVGELNWDGYKMIIANGETGELSTRLYNTLTNIQTGKEKDPFDWVYEIKKHIAQLA, from the coding sequence ATGATTATGACGAGAATACCTATGCAAATTCAACTTGCACAAAATAAAAAAGAAAAGCCAGATCCTAGCACGCTAGTTTTTGGGAAATCATTTACAGACCACATGCTCATTATAGACTATGAGGAAGGCAAAGGTTGGCATAATCACCGCATTACTCCTTACGCTCCTTTAACACTGGACCCAGCTGCAATTGTTTTGCATTACGGACAAACGGTTTTTGAAGGAATGAAGGCGTACCGGTCTGAAGAAGGAACTATACGTTTGTTCCGCCCCGATCAAAATATGAAGCGCCTAAACTATTCTCTTGATCGTCTATGTATGCCACGTATTGATGAAGAAAATGCACTGTACGCACTTAATCAGTTGTTGCAAATCGAGCAGGACTGGATTCCGACACTAGAAGGAACCTCATTATATATCCGCCCATTTGTCATTGCAACAGAAGCATTCCTAGGTGTAGCACCCGCTAAGAATTATCAATTTTACATGATTCTCTCACCTGTTGGCTCGTACTATAAAGAAGGAATTCATCCAGTAAAGATTCTCGTGGAAAATGAATTCGTCCGGGCTGCAAAAGGCGGAACAGGTAGCGCTAAAACTGCCGGTAATTACGCATCTGCTTTAAAGGCACAAGAGACAGCAGACAAACAAGGCTACTCCCAAGTTTTATGGCTCGATAGCGTCGAGCGTAAATATGTCGAAGAAGTTGGTAGCATGAATATCTTCTTCAAAATCAACGGTGAAGTCGTAACACCCGCAATCAACGGCAGCATCCTCGAAGGTATTACACGGAAATCAATCTTGCAGTTATTGCGACACTGGAATATGCCAGTAGCAGAGCGTCAAATCTCGATGGATGAAATTCGATCTGCCTATGAAAGCGGAGAACTGGAAGAAGTATTCGGTACAGGTACAGCTGCTGTCATCTCTCCTGTAGGTGAATTGAATTGGGACGGATATAAAATGATTATCGCTAACGGTGAAACAGGCGAATTATCCACTCGTCTTTATAACACATTAACAAATATCCAAACAGGCAAAGAAAAAGATCCATTTGATTGGGTATACGAAATCAAGAAACATATAGCGCAGTTGGCTTAA
- a CDS encoding NAD(P)/FAD-dependent oxidoreductase, which yields MKKILIVGAGIVGASAAYHLSMEHAEVVLIDRQEPGQATKAAAGIICPWASQRRNKAWYALASAGAAYYPAFIRSLEEQGELETGYKKVGALAIHTDLSRLEKKVELLNKRKEQAPEIGEVELLSPEQAASYFPVLSDGHSAVRISGAAKVEGDQLLDALKRVAVTRGVQIIKGSATPYIIEGKVCGVIVGGQIIEGDQIIVAAGAWASEFTEPLGKKLQVAGQKAQILHLQSTHEASGEWPVIMPPSTQYLVPFQDGRFVAGATHEDTDDFDIQPTTGGVLEVLSHALPIAPALSSAELTEVRVGIRPHTPNFMPVIGQLPDYPEIWIANGLGSSGLTVGPLLGKLLSQLVLDHETGWDLESYSINQIIADEH from the coding sequence ATGAAAAAAATCTTGATTGTAGGTGCCGGAATAGTCGGTGCTTCTGCGGCTTACCACTTGTCTATGGAACATGCAGAAGTCGTGCTAATCGATAGACAGGAGCCAGGACAGGCCACAAAAGCTGCAGCAGGCATTATTTGTCCGTGGGCATCTCAGCGCCGTAATAAGGCTTGGTATGCATTAGCGTCAGCTGGAGCTGCTTATTATCCCGCATTCATTCGTTCATTGGAAGAGCAGGGCGAGCTGGAAACAGGTTACAAGAAAGTGGGAGCTTTAGCTATTCACACGGATTTAAGTCGTTTAGAGAAGAAAGTCGAGTTATTGAATAAAAGAAAAGAACAAGCTCCTGAGATCGGAGAAGTAGAATTACTATCTCCAGAGCAGGCAGCTAGTTATTTTCCAGTGCTTTCTGATGGTCATTCAGCTGTCCGTATTTCTGGCGCCGCCAAAGTCGAAGGTGATCAACTACTTGATGCGTTGAAACGTGTAGCAGTTACACGTGGTGTACAAATTATTAAAGGCTCTGCTACACCGTACATAATAGAAGGGAAAGTCTGTGGTGTTATCGTGGGAGGACAAATAATTGAAGGAGATCAAATCATCGTAGCGGCAGGTGCATGGGCTAGCGAATTTACAGAGCCATTAGGTAAGAAGCTACAGGTAGCAGGACAGAAAGCGCAAATACTTCATTTACAGTCAACACATGAAGCGTCGGGTGAGTGGCCGGTCATCATGCCGCCAAGTACTCAGTATCTTGTACCTTTCCAAGATGGTAGATTCGTGGCGGGCGCAACACATGAAGATACGGATGATTTCGATATTCAACCGACAACAGGTGGGGTGCTGGAAGTATTATCGCATGCTCTACCGATTGCACCTGCACTGAGTAGCGCAGAATTAACTGAAGTTCGGGTCGGCATTCGTCCCCATACACCAAACTTCATGCCGGTGATTGGTCAACTGCCTGATTATCCGGAGATTTGGATTGCTAATGGACTTGGTTCATCTGGTTTAACAGTCGGACCTCTTCTCGGCAAGCTTTTATCTCAGTTAGTGCTAGACCATGAGACTGGATGGGATTTGGAAAGCTACTCTATTAACCAAATAATTGCCGATGAACATTGA